In a genomic window of Tissierella sp. Yu-01:
- a CDS encoding B12-binding domain-containing radical SAM protein → MKVILSTLNSKYIHTNLAIRYLKEYVKDIMPIETYEFTINQSIDSIVSELYKKSPDLIGFSTYIWNIEQTLKISNIIKILRPNTKILLGGPEVSFDGVKLLEEHPFIDYIIYGEGEETFKDLIHGKDLKDIEGLIFRDDEINIIMNPPRLLIHDLGKIPSPYENIGDEFKNKIVYYESSRGCPFNCKFCLSSTINGVRYFPIERVKKDIYNLIQVGVSQVKFVDRTFNANKKYSMEIMDYIMKLNPENINFHFEVTAHLIEEDTLDFLRKPKEGLFQFEVGVQSTNLDTIDSIGRVTDFEKLKKVTKQIRSYKNIHQHLDLIAGLPYEDYNSFKNSFNDVYSIRPEKLQLGFLKLLKGSELRINEEIYGFKYLDEPPYEILENKYISYSDILKLKGIEDLVEKYYNEGYFTHSVEFIISNFYESPFDFYEAFSEYWDSTDLNKVSHSRNDLYQILLDFYLYKSFDHTDSFKELLKYDYIYNNKKITLPKGIDRIKSITQTELHRLLKSDDLLGNYLKEEAGIPTKKLIKNVIAEGFNKDIFEIINNSYLPSDDNKEIYILFYYKDKVINRCKTINITKMI, encoded by the coding sequence ATGAAAGTTATTTTATCGACATTAAATTCAAAATATATACATACTAATTTAGCAATAAGATATTTAAAAGAATATGTTAAGGATATTATGCCTATCGAAACATATGAATTTACAATAAATCAATCAATCGATAGTATAGTCTCTGAGTTATATAAGAAAAGTCCTGATCTTATAGGCTTTTCCACTTATATTTGGAATATAGAGCAAACATTAAAAATATCTAATATTATAAAGATTTTAAGACCAAATACAAAGATATTATTAGGTGGGCCAGAGGTTTCTTTTGATGGTGTTAAACTCCTTGAAGAGCATCCTTTTATAGATTATATAATCTACGGAGAAGGAGAAGAGACTTTTAAGGATCTCATTCATGGAAAGGATTTAAAAGATATTGAAGGTCTTATTTTTAGGGATGATGAAATCAATATAATTATGAATCCGCCTAGATTACTGATTCATGATTTGGGAAAGATTCCATCACCTTATGAAAATATAGGAGACGAATTCAAAAACAAGATAGTTTATTATGAAAGCTCAAGAGGATGCCCTTTTAATTGTAAGTTTTGCTTATCATCTACTATTAATGGAGTTAGGTATTTCCCAATTGAACGGGTAAAGAAAGATATTTATAATCTGATTCAAGTTGGGGTTAGTCAAGTAAAGTTTGTAGATAGAACGTTTAATGCTAATAAAAAATATTCTATGGAAATAATGGATTATATAATGAAATTAAATCCTGAGAATATTAACTTCCATTTCGAAGTAACTGCTCATCTAATAGAAGAGGATACATTAGACTTTTTAAGAAAACCTAAAGAAGGTTTGTTTCAATTTGAAGTAGGTGTACAGTCTACTAATTTAGATACTATTGATTCAATAGGTAGGGTTACAGATTTTGAAAAGCTAAAAAAGGTTACAAAACAAATCAGAAGCTATAAAAACATACATCAACATTTAGATCTGATAGCAGGACTTCCTTATGAAGACTACAATAGCTTTAAGAATTCCTTTAATGATGTCTATTCCATAAGACCAGAGAAGTTACAATTGGGATTTTTAAAACTTTTGAAGGGATCTGAATTACGAATCAATGAAGAAATATACGGGTTTAAATATTTAGATGAACCCCCATATGAAATATTAGAAAATAAGTATATCAGTTATTCAGACATACTAAAATTAAAGGGTATAGAAGATTTAGTGGAGAAATATTATAATGAAGGTTATTTTACTCATAGCGTAGAATTTATTATTAGTAACTTCTATGAAAGTCCCTTTGATTTTTATGAAGCTTTTTCTGAGTATTGGGATTCTACGGATTTAAATAAAGTTTCGCATAGCAGAAATGATCTTTATCAAATACTCCTTGATTTTTATCTGTATAAGAGTTTTGACCATACTGATAGTTTTAAAGAGCTTCTAAAATATGATTATATATATAATAACAAGAAGATTACCCTTCCTAAGGGGATTGATAGAATTAAAAGTATAACTCAAACTGAGCTTCATCGACTTTTAAAAAGTGATGACTTATTAGGTAATTATCTAAAAGAGGAAGCTGGAATTCCTACTAAGAAATTAATAAAAAATGTAATAGCTGAAGGATTTAATAAGGATATTTTTGAAATAATTAATAACAGCTATTTGCCATCTGATGATAATAAAGAAATATACATTTTATTTTATTATAAAGATAAAGTAATCAATAGATGTAAAACTATAAATATAACTAAGATGATATAA
- a CDS encoding U32 family peptidase produces MDNNIELLAPVGSKESLIAAVQNGANAVYLGGKLFNARHYASNFDNDQLKEAISYAHLRNVRVYVTVNILVDDSEMNDIIEYVKFLHDIDVDAIIVQDLGFASIIRELLPELDIHASTQMTINNLYGAKFLKELGFSRVVLARETPIEEIEHISENLDIELEAFVHGALCMSYSGQCLMSSMIGGRSGNRGTCAQPCRMKYSIMDKKGNLLKDWDKIHVLSPKDLNTVENLDALIESGIVSLKIEGRMKRPEYVATIVSNYRKALDNAAESLTMEDKKNIEQIFNRGFTKGLSLGDFGRNFISSDRPDNRGILLGKVVRADKYKVYIELEEEIEQGDGIEFKLNSGEHKGIKAPFDAKKGTIIHLDKPGYIEKGSSVYKTSSQKLLNKAKESYKNEVIKYPLDMIVDIVIGSYPKLIVKFKNKEVEVTSDKVIEKSQKVAITSEKIIDQLSKLGDTTYYLDNIKINLDEGAFLPVSILNQLRREAINKLDKELIVINNREIVADKEFKTLKSGCCRFEKSVNNTDKKKLTIKISSYDQFQKLDINKLDRVYIDFIDYSQEAINKLKENNKEAYLWTDKILYEKDLYKLGKLIDTLEGLDGVSVSNLGTMKYVKDRFDLRIHADIGFNIFNSHTVDFLNINNISSMTLSPELNLSQIRNITKNVGGNLEGIVYGYLPVMITRNCPMALVKGCTDDSNCKYCNFANGYGIKDRMGVTFNLERKEGFSVIYNSVPLMLLDSLESISNAGVDMFRLDFTNEFENISSLQSMFYAYLNKDIDINRVKDFVEEFKKENPITNGHYFRGILS; encoded by the coding sequence GTGGATAATAATATAGAATTACTTGCTCCAGTAGGCAGCAAAGAATCACTTATTGCAGCTGTTCAAAATGGAGCAAATGCTGTTTATTTAGGCGGAAAATTATTTAATGCTAGACACTATGCCTCCAACTTTGATAATGATCAGTTGAAAGAGGCAATTTCTTATGCCCATTTAAGAAATGTAAGGGTTTATGTAACTGTCAATATACTTGTAGATGATAGCGAGATGAATGATATAATTGAGTATGTTAAGTTTTTACATGATATTGATGTTGATGCAATAATTGTACAGGATTTAGGCTTTGCAAGCATTATAAGGGAATTGTTACCTGAGTTAGATATTCATGCTAGCACACAGATGACTATAAACAATTTATATGGAGCAAAGTTCTTAAAAGAATTGGGGTTTTCCCGTGTTGTACTAGCAAGAGAAACACCAATTGAAGAGATAGAACATATTAGTGAAAATTTAGATATTGAGTTAGAGGCCTTTGTACATGGGGCCCTTTGTATGTCATATTCAGGACAATGTCTTATGAGTAGTATGATAGGAGGACGAAGTGGGAATAGAGGTACATGCGCACAACCATGTCGTATGAAGTATTCAATAATGGATAAAAAAGGGAACCTATTGAAGGATTGGGATAAAATTCATGTTCTTAGCCCTAAGGATTTAAATACTGTGGAAAATCTGGATGCATTAATTGAAAGTGGAATAGTGTCCTTAAAAATTGAAGGTAGGATGAAGAGACCTGAATATGTGGCAACTATAGTAAGCAATTATAGAAAAGCTTTAGACAATGCGGCGGAATCTTTAACAATGGAAGATAAAAAGAATATTGAACAAATCTTCAATAGAGGCTTTACTAAAGGGCTATCCTTAGGTGATTTTGGTAGAAATTTTATTTCCAGTGATAGACCTGATAATAGAGGAATTCTTCTCGGCAAAGTTGTACGGGCAGATAAGTACAAAGTTTATATAGAACTTGAAGAAGAAATTGAGCAGGGAGACGGAATAGAATTCAAATTAAATAGTGGAGAACATAAGGGGATCAAGGCACCATTTGATGCAAAAAAAGGAACTATAATTCATTTAGATAAACCTGGTTATATTGAAAAAGGATCTTCTGTTTATAAGACATCTAGTCAAAAATTATTGAATAAGGCAAAAGAATCATATAAAAATGAAGTAATAAAATATCCGCTTGATATGATAGTTGATATAGTGATTGGATCTTATCCTAAACTAATAGTAAAGTTTAAAAATAAAGAAGTTGAAGTTACTTCTGATAAGGTTATAGAAAAAAGTCAAAAGGTTGCGATCACTAGTGAAAAAATTATCGATCAATTATCTAAACTAGGTGATACTACATATTATTTAGATAATATAAAGATTAACCTAGATGAAGGTGCTTTTCTTCCTGTAAGTATATTAAATCAACTTAGACGTGAAGCTATTAATAAACTTGATAAGGAATTAATTGTCATTAATAACAGGGAGATTGTTGCTGATAAAGAATTTAAGACATTAAAATCTGGCTGTTGTAGGTTTGAAAAGTCTGTAAATAATACTGATAAGAAGAAACTAACTATTAAAATAAGTAGCTATGATCAATTCCAAAAATTAGATATTAATAAATTAGATAGAGTATATATTGATTTTATTGATTACTCACAGGAAGCAATCAATAAGTTGAAAGAAAATAACAAAGAAGCTTACTTGTGGACTGATAAGATACTATATGAAAAAGACTTATATAAATTAGGAAAACTAATTGATACTTTAGAAGGATTAGATGGAGTCTCGGTTTCAAATCTTGGTACTATGAAATACGTTAAAGACAGATTTGATTTGAGAATTCATGCCGATATAGGCTTTAATATATTTAATTCCCACACAGTTGATTTCTTAAATATAAACAATATAAGTAGCATGACACTATCTCCAGAATTGAACTTGTCTCAGATTCGAAATATTACTAAAAATGTTGGTGGGAATTTAGAAGGAATTGTTTATGGATATTTACCAGTCATGATAACACGGAATTGTCCTATGGCTTTGGTAAAAGGATGTACAGACGATAGTAATTGTAAATACTGTAATTTTGCTAATGGTTATGGTATAAAAGATAGAATGGGAGTAACTTTTAATTTAGAGAGAAAAGAAGGTTTTTCAGTTATTTATAATTCAGTTCCTTTAATGTTATTAGATAGTCTAGAATCAATATCAAATGCAGGTGTTGATATGTTTAGACTGGATTTTACAAATGAGTTTGAAAATATTTCTTCTTTACAAAGTATGTTTTATGCCTATTTAAATAAGGATATCGATATTAATAGGGTAAAGGATTTTGTTGAAGAATTTAAAAAAGAAAATCCTATTACAAATGGTCATTATTTTAGGGGTATCCTATCTTAG
- a CDS encoding endonuclease MutS2 codes for MNEKSFKVLEFYKIKELLVNKAESQLGKELAGEIEPLTDINEIEILQQETDEALTLLIKRGTPPLYGINSISIEIKRVEIGGALSPAGLLKISDSLRVSRGLKSYIKETKEDKLSNYPIVEGLIEGLSVFKNIEDEINNAIINEQEISDNASSTLRNIRRQIVSKNDAIKDKLNSIISSQNNKKFLQDSLVTMREGRYVIPVKQENRSSVPGLIHDMSASGATVFIEPMAVVELNNQLRELEVKEREEIERILVELSNLVALESSKIANNENILRKLDFIFAKGKLALELNATRPKLNDKGYINIKKGRHPLLNTKKVVPTNVYIGKDFNSLIITGPNTGGKTVTLKTVGLFTLMAQSGLHIPADYNSDIAVFNQIFADIGDEQSIEQSLSTFSSHMTNIVDILNKVEYNSLVLFDELGAGTDPTEGAALAMSILDHLLKMDVRTIATTHYSQLKIYALTTEKVRNASVEFDVETLSPTYRLLIGVPGKSNAFEISKRLGLQSYIIDYARDLISKENIEFEDVLQAIEHDRRIIEEDKAETSRLKLEIESLKQTLSSEKEKTKDMREKILQKAREEARVLLKEAKEEADLIVGELRNISSDIEKDRNKRIQEAQGMLKDKLNEVEKSLSKNILNVKSKKPPKNLKVGETVEVLTLNQVGTVLSSPDEKGNLEVQIGIMKVNVHISTLRRTQNEDNEKSTFKAKKIVSNKSKMIKNEIDLRGKTIEEGILDIDKYLDDSYIAGLKEVFIIHGKGTGALRDGVKNYLRGHKHVKSYRSGKYGEGGDGVTVVEIK; via the coding sequence ATGAACGAAAAGAGCTTTAAGGTTTTAGAATTTTATAAAATAAAAGAACTTCTGGTTAATAAAGCTGAATCACAGCTAGGTAAGGAATTGGCTGGAGAAATTGAACCATTGACAGATATAAATGAGATAGAGATTCTTCAGCAGGAAACAGATGAGGCATTAACATTATTAATTAAGAGGGGGACGCCACCTTTATATGGTATAAATAGTATTTCTATAGAAATTAAGAGAGTAGAAATTGGAGGAGCTTTATCCCCAGCTGGATTACTGAAGATATCTGATTCATTAAGGGTTTCAAGAGGTTTAAAGAGCTACATTAAAGAGACTAAAGAGGATAAATTATCTAATTACCCAATTGTCGAAGGTTTAATTGAAGGGCTTAGTGTTTTTAAGAATATAGAAGATGAGATAAATAATGCAATAATTAACGAGCAAGAGATATCAGATAATGCTAGTTCCACCTTAAGGAATATAAGACGACAAATAGTATCTAAAAATGATGCTATTAAAGATAAATTAAATTCTATAATCAGTTCGCAAAATAATAAGAAATTTTTGCAGGACAGTTTAGTTACTATGAGAGAGGGAAGATATGTAATACCTGTAAAACAAGAGAATAGAAGTAGTGTACCTGGTCTGATACATGATATGTCTGCAAGTGGTGCTACGGTTTTCATAGAGCCTATGGCTGTAGTAGAATTAAACAATCAACTCAGAGAGTTAGAAGTTAAAGAAAGAGAAGAAATTGAAAGGATTCTAGTTGAACTTTCAAATCTTGTTGCCTTGGAATCATCAAAAATAGCCAATAATGAAAATATTCTAAGAAAATTGGACTTTATTTTTGCAAAAGGTAAACTTGCTTTAGAATTAAATGCTACAAGACCAAAACTCAATGATAAGGGGTATATAAATATTAAAAAGGGACGTCATCCTCTTTTAAATACAAAGAAGGTGGTACCCACTAATGTTTATATTGGAAAAGACTTTAATTCATTAATTATAACAGGACCTAATACTGGTGGAAAAACTGTAACTCTGAAGACTGTAGGTCTATTTACTTTAATGGCTCAATCGGGCCTTCATATACCAGCTGATTATAATTCAGATATTGCTGTTTTTAACCAAATATTTGCTGACATAGGAGATGAACAAAGTATAGAACAGAGCCTTTCTACCTTTTCTTCTCATATGACAAATATAGTTGATATATTGAACAAAGTAGAATACAATAGTCTGGTATTATTTGATGAATTAGGAGCAGGAACGGATCCTACGGAAGGTGCTGCCCTAGCAATGTCAATACTTGACCATCTATTAAAAATGGATGTTAGAACAATTGCAACCACTCATTATAGCCAATTAAAGATCTATGCTTTAACTACTGAGAAAGTTAGAAATGCCTCCGTAGAATTTGACGTTGAAACACTTAGTCCGACTTATAGATTACTAATTGGTGTACCAGGAAAATCAAATGCTTTTGAGATTTCAAAGAGATTAGGTTTACAGAGCTACATAATAGATTATGCACGAGATTTAATTTCAAAGGAAAATATAGAGTTTGAAGATGTATTACAAGCTATTGAGCATGACAGAAGAATAATTGAAGAGGATAAAGCTGAAACTAGCCGATTAAAATTAGAAATAGAAAGCTTGAAACAAACTCTGTCTTCGGAGAAAGAAAAAACTAAAGATATGAGAGAGAAAATTCTTCAAAAAGCTAGAGAAGAAGCTAGAGTTTTACTTAAAGAGGCTAAGGAAGAAGCGGATTTAATTGTAGGAGAATTAAGGAATATCTCCTCTGATATTGAAAAAGACAGAAATAAAAGAATACAAGAAGCGCAAGGAATGTTAAAGGATAAGCTTAATGAGGTTGAAAAGTCTCTATCTAAGAACATTTTAAATGTGAAATCTAAAAAACCACCGAAGAATCTTAAGGTAGGAGAAACTGTCGAGGTGTTAACATTAAATCAGGTTGGTACTGTATTATCTAGTCCTGATGAAAAAGGAAATTTAGAAGTACAAATAGGTATAATGAAGGTAAATGTGCATATTTCGACTTTACGTAGAACACAAAATGAAGATAATGAGAAATCTACCTTTAAAGCTAAGAAAATTGTTAGTAACAAATCTAAGATGATAAAAAATGAGATAGACTTACGTGGGAAAACTATTGAAGAAGGAATTTTAGATATAGACAAATATTTAGATGACTCTTACATTGCGGGGCTAAAAGAAGTTTTTATTATCCATGGAAAGGGCACGGGAGCACTTAGAGATGGAGTAAAGAATTATCTGCGAGGACATAAACACGTAAAAAGTTACAGATCAGGTAAATATGGTGAAGGTGGAGATGGTGTAACTGTCGTAGAGATTAAATAA
- a CDS encoding tetratricopeptide repeat protein, translated as MSKIEQLFKEKTKEITFIELRDNSSLDINGLKIEGGTPLPVITDNLIEEIQNNDLSEEIKLGQVVDGIIFLLGSDKDFPYIDIYISILKAYDPKIAKYIFYKGMKALETGELEKGGVYFRANIELEPKNLDARLNYGLVLESIAKDYNEKNKSKEGEEFLNRSTNEFETILEIDDKYSLAYYKLGYHYRYHEQFLKAKLTWNKFLLLDKDEARLQEIREQIDLIDDDVKIEVGLSYLSYNDFGKALDSLLKLLPKHKENWNVNYLIGICYKGIEDYELAIKYLNYALELNEEESDIYNELGITFFIQGHIIEAINIYNEGIEKTNDDYKLYFNRGLGFVQLGEYEKAINDINMAYELNPNDKNIAVQKQELENYLNTLN; from the coding sequence ATGAGTAAGATAGAACAACTTTTTAAGGAAAAAACTAAAGAGATAACTTTTATAGAGTTAAGGGACAATTCTTCTTTAGATATAAATGGATTGAAGATTGAAGGTGGAACACCTTTACCAGTAATAACAGATAATTTAATTGAAGAGATACAGAATAATGATTTAAGTGAAGAGATAAAATTAGGTCAGGTTGTAGATGGTATCATATTTCTTTTAGGATCAGATAAAGATTTTCCTTATATAGATATATATATAAGTATATTAAAGGCCTATGACCCAAAGATAGCTAAGTATATTTTTTATAAGGGTATGAAAGCATTAGAAACTGGGGAACTAGAAAAAGGTGGGGTTTACTTTAGAGCAAATATAGAATTGGAACCTAAAAACCTTGATGCTAGATTAAACTATGGGTTAGTGCTAGAATCCATAGCTAAGGATTATAATGAAAAGAATAAGTCTAAAGAGGGTGAAGAGTTCCTAAATAGATCTACTAATGAATTCGAAACCATCTTAGAAATAGATGACAAGTACTCACTAGCTTATTATAAATTAGGATATCACTATAGATATCATGAACAATTTTTAAAGGCTAAGCTTACTTGGAATAAGTTTTTACTATTGGATAAAGACGAAGCTCGTTTACAAGAGATTAGAGAACAAATTGATTTAATAGATGACGATGTTAAAATTGAAGTTGGATTAAGTTACTTATCATATAATGATTTTGGCAAAGCCTTAGATTCCCTTTTAAAACTATTACCTAAACATAAGGAAAATTGGAATGTTAATTACTTAATAGGTATATGCTATAAGGGGATAGAAGATTATGAACTTGCTATTAAATACTTGAATTATGCATTAGAATTAAATGAGGAAGAGTCTGATATATACAATGAACTAGGTATAACATTTTTCATCCAAGGGCATATTATTGAGGCTATCAATATATATAATGAAGGAATAGAAAAAACTAATGATGACTATAAACTTTACTTTAATAGAGGTTTAGGTTTTGTGCAATTGGGAGAATATGAAAAAGCTATAAATGATATTAATATGGCATATGAATTGAATCCTAATGATAAGAATATTGCAGTACAAAAACAGGAGCTAGAAAATTATCTAAATACCTTAAATTAA
- the zapA gene encoding cell division protein ZapA translates to MPEKNKVNVIIDGRNFTVVGAGDENYVKNLAYYVDQRIKNLASKNDRLSQTMAATLAALNIADELFKTKDKLNELEKKAKEPLEKFSDLTQELEETKAKIRDLEKLCLEYKDEAIKTKLSKEEQYNEVSKISEQLEQNEIELEELRKQNKNLQDKNFQNQLELIETRKELSEVLKLFNEKK, encoded by the coding sequence ATGCCAGAAAAGAACAAGGTTAATGTAATAATTGATGGTCGTAACTTTACAGTAGTTGGAGCAGGCGACGAAAACTATGTTAAAAACCTAGCCTATTATGTTGATCAAAGAATAAAGAACTTAGCTTCTAAAAATGATCGCTTAAGTCAGACTATGGCCGCTACTTTAGCTGCTTTAAATATTGCAGACGAGTTATTTAAAACTAAAGATAAATTGAATGAACTGGAGAAAAAAGCTAAGGAACCATTAGAAAAGTTCAGTGATTTAACTCAAGAGTTAGAAGAAACCAAAGCTAAAATTAGAGATCTTGAAAAACTATGCTTAGAATATAAAGATGAAGCTATAAAAACAAAATTAAGTAAAGAAGAACAATATAATGAAGTTAGTAAAATAAGCGAACAATTAGAACAAAATGAAATTGAATTAGAAGAATTAAGAAAACAAAATAAGAATTTACAAGATAAGAATTTTCAAAATCAGTTAGAATTGATTGAGACTAGAAAAGAACTATCTGAGGTACTTAAATTATTTAATGAAAAAAAATAA
- the argS gene encoding arginine--tRNA ligase, whose protein sequence is MIIFKDEVVKLLKNQIDFLKEEDISALVEVPPSYDMGDYAFPTFRLAKEFKKSPNIIAEELANKFSEDENFEKVENAGPYVNFFINKSKLIESVLREIKDKNGDYGSSDMGQDKTVIVEFSSPNIAKPFHIGHIRTTVIGNSLNRIYKFLGYNTIAINHLGDYGTQFGMLISAYKKWGDREVIESNPIQELLKLYVRFNSEAENDTSMRDEARHWFKELEDGNIEAVELWQWIRDISLREFNRVYDLLNIKFDSYAGESFYSDKMPRVINELKEKGLLEESKGAQIVDLEPYGMPPALIRKSDGSTLYTTRDIAAAIYRKETYNFHKNLYVVASQQNLHFKSWIKVIELMGYDWANDCQHIPFGMVSLEDGTLSTRKGRVVFLEDVLKKAVESTAKIIEERNPNLENKEEVAKQVGIGAILFQELFNQRIKDYVFNWDRTLSFDGETGPYVQYTHARATSLLEKGEFQIDDNIDYGLLNTEDEINISRLLYDFPRVVIDACDKNEPYFITRHIVEIAKAFNKFYNSTPIIVDDVELRKSRLSLVYSAKTVIKTGLSLLGIEAPLKM, encoded by the coding sequence ATGATAATTTTCAAAGATGAGGTTGTTAAATTATTAAAGAATCAAATAGACTTTCTAAAGGAAGAAGATATTAGTGCGTTAGTAGAAGTTCCACCTTCATATGATATGGGTGATTATGCTTTTCCAACTTTTAGATTGGCGAAAGAATTTAAAAAATCTCCAAATATTATTGCAGAGGAACTTGCAAATAAATTTTCTGAAGATGAGAACTTTGAAAAGGTAGAAAATGCAGGGCCATATGTAAACTTCTTTATTAATAAAAGTAAACTTATAGAATCAGTACTAAGAGAGATTAAAGACAAAAATGGAGATTATGGTTCATCAGATATGGGGCAAGATAAAACGGTAATAGTTGAGTTTTCATCACCGAACATTGCAAAACCATTTCATATAGGGCACATTCGTACAACTGTTATAGGAAATTCGCTTAATAGAATTTATAAATTCCTAGGTTATAATACAATAGCTATCAATCACTTAGGAGATTACGGAACACAATTTGGTATGCTTATTTCTGCATATAAGAAATGGGGCGATAGAGAGGTTATAGAATCAAATCCTATACAAGAATTACTAAAATTATATGTGAGATTTAATTCAGAAGCAGAAAATGATACATCTATGCGTGATGAAGCTAGACATTGGTTTAAAGAACTTGAAGATGGCAATATAGAAGCAGTTGAATTGTGGCAGTGGATTAGAGACATTAGTCTAAGAGAATTCAATAGGGTATATGATTTATTAAATATTAAATTTGACTCATATGCTGGTGAATCATTCTATTCAGATAAAATGCCTAGGGTTATTAATGAACTTAAGGAAAAAGGATTGTTAGAAGAATCAAAAGGTGCTCAGATTGTTGACCTTGAACCTTATGGAATGCCACCTGCACTTATAAGAAAAAGTGATGGCTCAACTTTATATACAACTAGAGATATAGCAGCAGCTATATATAGAAAGGAAACTTACAACTTCCATAAGAATCTTTATGTAGTTGCATCGCAACAAAATCTTCATTTTAAATCATGGATTAAGGTTATTGAGTTAATGGGTTATGATTGGGCAAATGATTGTCAACATATTCCATTTGGTATGGTGAGTTTAGAGGATGGAACACTTTCAACAAGAAAGGGTAGAGTAGTATTTTTAGAAGATGTACTAAAAAAAGCGGTTGAATCTACAGCTAAAATAATTGAAGAAAGAAATCCTAATCTTGAAAACAAAGAAGAAGTAGCTAAACAAGTAGGAATTGGTGCTATATTGTTCCAAGAATTATTTAATCAAAGAATAAAGGATTATGTATTTAATTGGGATAGAACATTGAGTTTTGATGGAGAAACTGGTCCATATGTACAATATACTCATGCTAGAGCAACATCATTGTTGGAAAAAGGTGAGTTCCAAATAGATGATAATATAGACTATGGGTTATTAAATACTGAGGATGAAATAAATATTTCTAGACTATTATATGATTTTCCAAGAGTTGTAATTGATGCGTGTGATAAAAACGAGCCTTATTTTATAACTAGACATATTGTGGAAATAGCAAAAGCATTTAATAAGTTTTATAATAGTACACCTATAATAGTAGATGATGTTGAACTTAGAAAATCGAGATTATCTTTAGTATATTCTGCTAAAACTGTAATAAAAACAGGATTAAGTTTATTAGGGATAGAAGCACCGTTGAAAATGTAA